Proteins found in one Verrucomicrobiota bacterium genomic segment:
- a CDS encoding transporter, translating into MNRTDRILIIATAFASIATELPAADAAKPGRPVDGIMDNSFLVEEAYNQPEGVVQHIFNAQLGRDLLGGPDVSAWTFTFTQEWPLVSQRHQLSFTMPFSFVDTGALRTSGLNDTLLNYRLQAYYNEESLTAFAPRVSLVLPSGNANRGFGSDTLGLQANLPFSTALSDEWFAHANAGMTWLPNAGPAPRRVLQNYSAAASLIYCPREDFHLLIEGAANWNEGVNAAGRVTRPLSLLVSPGVRKAFNLAGDRQLVLGIAAPIGATRTAPDYGVFLYLSFEHFFKRK; encoded by the coding sequence ATGAACCGAACCGACCGCATCCTCATCATCGCCACAGCCTTCGCCTCAATCGCCACCGAACTTCCCGCCGCGGACGCCGCAAAGCCCGGCCGCCCCGTCGATGGCATCATGGACAACTCGTTCCTCGTCGAGGAGGCCTACAACCAGCCCGAAGGCGTGGTGCAGCACATCTTCAACGCGCAGTTGGGCCGGGACTTGCTCGGCGGACCTGATGTCTCGGCGTGGACTTTCACCTTTACGCAGGAGTGGCCGCTTGTGAGTCAGCGTCACCAACTGAGCTTCACGATGCCGTTCAGTTTTGTGGACACCGGCGCGCTGAGGACGAGCGGCTTGAACGACACGCTGCTCAACTACCGCTTGCAGGCTTACTACAACGAGGAATCGCTCACGGCGTTCGCGCCGCGCGTGAGTCTGGTGCTGCCGTCAGGCAATGCGAATCGCGGCTTCGGCTCGGACACGCTCGGCTTGCAGGCGAACCTGCCGTTCAGCACCGCGCTTTCGGACGAGTGGTTCGCCCACGCCAACGCGGGAATGACCTGGCTTCCGAACGCCGGTCCCGCGCCCCGTCGCGTGCTGCAGAACTACAGCGCCGCCGCGAGCCTCATCTATTGCCCGCGCGAGGACTTCCACCTGTTGATCGAAGGCGCCGCCAATTGGAACGAGGGCGTCAACGCCGCCGGTCGCGTCACGCGCCCGCTCTCCCTGCTGGTCTCGCCCGGCGTGCGCAAGGCGTTCAACCTCGCCGGCGACCGCCAGCTCGTGCTTGGCATCGCCGCGCCCATCGGCGCCACGCGCACCGCGCCGGACTACGGCGTGTTCCTCTACCTCTCGTTCGAGCACTTCTTCAAGCGCAAGTAG
- a CDS encoding ABC transporter substrate-binding protein, which translates to MRIRTTMNPNRRLFLAVVAAAAAAMLLPESRAAGAKIKVAATVSMVTDLVKQVGGDRIEVAGLMGAGVDPHLYKATAADVVKLQQADVIFYNGLVLEGKMQDVFAKLARTKKFVYPLSESIPVEKLLEPPEFEGHYDPHVWFDVTLWAMCADTVVKGLGEFSPKDKPYFERRGEEVRSKLAALHEWALKKSAELPKEKRILVTSHDAYNYFGRAYGFQVVGLQGVSTVTEAGLKDMAKLVDFIKKHKVKAVFVESSVSPAAIKRISQDAKVKVGGELFSDAMGTPGQIENGYDLGTYEGMIKHNLTTIVEALK; encoded by the coding sequence ATGCGAATTCGAACGACCATGAACCCCAATCGCCGACTCTTCCTCGCCGTGGTGGCCGCGGCCGCCGCCGCCATGCTCCTTCCCGAAAGCCGGGCCGCGGGGGCCAAAATCAAGGTTGCGGCCACCGTGTCCATGGTGACCGACCTTGTGAAGCAGGTCGGCGGGGATCGCATCGAGGTGGCCGGCCTGATGGGCGCGGGAGTGGACCCGCATCTCTACAAGGCAACCGCCGCCGACGTGGTGAAGCTCCAGCAGGCGGACGTGATCTTCTACAACGGCCTTGTGCTCGAGGGGAAGATGCAGGATGTCTTCGCGAAGCTCGCGCGCACCAAAAAATTCGTTTACCCGCTCAGCGAGTCCATTCCCGTCGAGAAGCTCCTCGAGCCGCCGGAGTTCGAGGGCCACTACGATCCGCACGTGTGGTTCGACGTCACGCTGTGGGCGATGTGCGCCGACACGGTGGTCAAGGGGCTTGGCGAGTTTTCGCCGAAGGACAAGCCTTACTTCGAAAGGCGAGGCGAGGAGGTTCGCTCCAAGCTTGCGGCCCTTCACGAGTGGGCGCTCAAGAAGTCCGCCGAGCTGCCGAAGGAGAAGCGCATCCTCGTCACCAGCCACGACGCCTACAATTACTTCGGCCGCGCCTACGGATTTCAGGTTGTCGGCTTGCAGGGCGTCTCGACCGTGACGGAGGCGGGTCTCAAGGACATGGCCAAGCTCGTGGACTTCATCAAGAAGCACAAGGTGAAGGCGGTCTTTGTCGAGTCGAGCGTCTCGCCCGCGGCGATCAAGCGCATCAGCCAGGATGCGAAGGTCAAGGTCGGCGGCGAACTTTTCTCCGACGCGATGGGCACACCCGGCCAGATAGAGAATGGCTACGACCTCGGCACCTACGAGGGCATGATCAAACACAACCTCACGACGATTGTTGAAGCATTGAAGTAA
- a CDS encoding metal ABC transporter ATP-binding protein translates to MQPNESLASREATAPSSTPPASVFSPPISEPPPLEIHDLTVAYHKKPVLWGIDLAVPHGKLVGIVGPNGAGKSTLIKAAMGLLPLSSGWVKIFGAPIARSLTRIGYVPQRESVDWDFPVNVMDVVLMGRYGRLGLFRRPSAADRDKARECLDKVKMLPYANRQISNLSGGQQQRVFLARALAQESDLYFMDEPFAGVDAATESAIVALLHELKDRGKTLLVVHHDLPTARNYFDMLLLLNMRLVAFGPTELVFNHETLQTTYGGRLTILSEVAEAVRAKASQ, encoded by the coding sequence ATGCAACCCAACGAGTCACTCGCATCGCGGGAAGCGACAGCTCCGTCCAGCACTCCCCCGGCCTCAGTCTTCAGTCCCCCCATCTCCGAGCCGCCCCCGCTCGAAATCCACGACCTCACCGTCGCGTATCACAAGAAACCGGTGCTGTGGGGCATCGACCTCGCGGTCCCGCACGGCAAACTCGTGGGCATCGTCGGCCCGAACGGCGCCGGCAAATCCACGCTCATCAAGGCCGCGATGGGTTTGCTCCCGCTCAGCAGCGGCTGGGTGAAAATCTTTGGCGCACCCATCGCGAGGAGCCTCACCCGCATCGGCTACGTTCCGCAGCGCGAGTCCGTGGACTGGGATTTTCCCGTGAACGTGATGGACGTTGTGCTCATGGGCCGCTACGGGCGTCTCGGCTTGTTCCGGCGCCCATCGGCCGCCGACCGCGACAAGGCACGCGAGTGCCTCGACAAGGTAAAGATGCTGCCCTACGCGAACCGGCAGATTTCCAACCTGAGCGGCGGCCAGCAACAGCGCGTGTTCCTCGCTCGCGCGCTCGCGCAGGAGAGCGACCTCTATTTCATGGACGAGCCGTTCGCCGGAGTGGACGCCGCGACCGAAAGCGCAATCGTGGCCCTGCTGCACGAGCTCAAAGACCGCGGCAAGACCCTCCTCGTCGTTCATCACGACCTGCCGACTGCGCGGAACTATTTCGACATGCTGCTGCTGCTGAACATGCGGCTCGTCGCCTTCGGCCCGACCGAGCTGGTGTTCAACCACGAAACGCTGCAAACCACCTACGGTGGCCGGCTGACGATTTTGAGCGAAGTCGCCGAGGCAGTGAGGGCGAAGGCGAGTCAGTAG
- a CDS encoding ACT domain-containing protein, protein MPQIVKQLAIFLDNRPGMLARVCEALSEASINIHALTTSDTVDHAVIRMIVSDPQRAIHVFEEYGTLVVDDDVILADGDNKPGSLARIARRLAAAKVNIEYCYSATAPDARKGVLVLRVDNPQKALKALNS, encoded by the coding sequence ATGCCTCAAATCGTCAAGCAACTCGCCATCTTCCTCGACAACCGCCCCGGCATGCTCGCCCGTGTGTGCGAGGCGCTCTCCGAGGCCAGCATCAACATTCACGCGCTCACCACCAGCGACACCGTGGACCACGCGGTCATCCGCATGATCGTGAGCGACCCGCAGAGGGCGATTCATGTCTTCGAGGAATACGGCACGCTCGTGGTGGACGACGACGTGATCCTCGCCGACGGCGACAACAAGCCCGGTTCGCTCGCCCGCATTGCGCGCCGGCTCGCCGCGGCCAAGGTGAACATCGAGTATTGCTACAGCGCCACCGCGCCCGACGCGCGCAAAGGCGTGCTCGTCCTGCGCGTGGACAACCCGCAGAAGGCGCTGAAGGCGCTGAACAGTTGA
- a CDS encoding A/G-specific adenine glycosylase, whose amino-acid sequence MTRPGKFQVSSSRLQDGGKPADRARGRRMVPRLMRWFGANARDLPWRRTRDPYAIWISEVMLQQTQVKTVVPYFERWMRELPDVASLAAAREQRVLKLWEGLGYYRRARHLQRAARDIMERNDSRFPREFDAILALPGVGRYTAGAVASIAFNHPAPIVDGNVTRVLARVFAMRKSPRLPPVRRKLWALAALLVSMAGTRGRAIRLQRLEGAASRVGASSALNQSLMELGALICTPRSPRCEDCPLFHDCEARKLGVEDRIPLKERRHETLVRTFVSIVAFRRGRVLVRQRPMDGVNGGMWEFPNLEVEPGAAGVEPARDKLRTSLRAAPGNRLCSVRHTIMRDRMEVHAFLASGRASRPVAGGVWVTRAQLRALPFARAHSEIREAFLNCPADVVTPRDNDPPLARRARGNVDL is encoded by the coding sequence ATGACTCGCCCGGGGAAGTTCCAAGTTTCGAGTTCCAGGTTGCAGGATGGCGGCAAGCCCGCCGACCGCGCGCGTGGCAGGCGCATGGTCCCGCGGCTGATGCGGTGGTTCGGCGCAAACGCGCGCGACCTGCCGTGGCGCCGGACGCGCGACCCGTATGCCATCTGGATTTCGGAGGTGATGCTGCAACAGACGCAGGTGAAAACAGTCGTGCCCTATTTTGAGCGCTGGATGCGCGAGTTGCCGGACGTTGCCTCGCTCGCGGCTGCGCGTGAGCAGCGAGTGCTCAAGCTGTGGGAGGGGCTCGGCTACTACCGGCGCGCGCGACATCTACAACGGGCCGCGCGCGACATCATGGAACGGAACGACAGCCGGTTTCCCCGCGAGTTCGACGCGATCCTCGCCCTGCCCGGCGTCGGGCGCTACACGGCGGGCGCGGTTGCGAGCATCGCCTTCAACCACCCCGCGCCGATCGTCGATGGCAACGTGACGCGCGTGCTCGCGCGGGTGTTCGCCATGCGCAAATCGCCGCGGCTTCCACCGGTCCGGCGAAAACTCTGGGCCCTCGCGGCGTTGCTCGTTTCCATGGCGGGCACCCGCGGTCGGGCCATTCGACTTCAACGCCTCGAAGGCGCGGCTTCGCGTGTGGGTGCATCTTCTGCGCTGAACCAGTCGCTCATGGAACTGGGCGCGCTGATCTGCACACCGCGGTCGCCCCGGTGTGAAGACTGCCCGCTCTTCCATGACTGCGAAGCCCGCAAACTCGGCGTCGAAGACCGGATTCCCCTCAAAGAGCGCCGGCACGAAACACTCGTGAGGACGTTCGTCTCGATTGTCGCTTTCCGCCGGGGACGGGTTTTGGTCCGCCAGCGTCCCATGGACGGCGTGAACGGTGGGATGTGGGAATTCCCGAACCTGGAGGTCGAGCCAGGCGCCGCGGGTGTCGAGCCGGCGCGGGACAAACTCCGAACGTCCCTACGTGCGGCCCCAGGCAACCGGCTCTGCTCGGTGCGTCACACGATCATGCGAGATCGGATGGAAGTGCACGCGTTTCTTGCAAGCGGGCGCGCAAGCCGTCCGGTCGCGGGCGGGGTTTGGGTGACCCGCGCGCAACTTCGCGCCCTTCCGTTCGCCCGCGCGCACTCGGAGATTCGGGAAGCCTTTCTGAACTGCCCCGCGGATGTTGTGACACCTCGCGACAACGACCCGCCTCTCGCGCGCCGCGCGCGTGGGAACGTTGACCTTTGA
- a CDS encoding glycerate kinase — MEARRKTLSKLVMSLRVLIVPDKFKGTLTAQAAADAIARGWRKARPGDRLELLPMSDGGDGFGEVLADLLGARRKSVRTVDAAHRPLTAPWWWEPRTKTAIIESAKVVGLALLPRGKFHPFELDTFGLGAALEAAAANGARHILVGIGGSATNDAGFGVARALGWKFFDRAGAAIESWTDLPPLSRAVAPRRKLIRDLRVAVDVQNPLLGVRGCSRIYGPQKGLRKRDFARSEMCLRRLADILARDLGRDDRREPGAGAAGGLGFGLRAFLSARLLPGFDLFATHAALDRRLRMCDVVITGEGALDRSTLMGKGVGEIARRARARGLPCIGLGGVVNDRASLTRLFTETHALAPDLTDGESAMRQAAPWLELLSNRAARSLALL, encoded by the coding sequence ATGGAAGCGCGGCGCAAAACGTTGAGCAAGCTCGTGATGTCGCTGCGCGTCCTCATCGTGCCGGACAAATTCAAGGGCACGCTCACGGCTCAAGCCGCGGCGGATGCCATCGCGCGGGGGTGGCGAAAGGCTCGTCCCGGGGACCGCCTCGAACTCCTGCCCATGAGCGATGGCGGCGATGGCTTTGGTGAAGTGCTCGCAGACCTGCTCGGCGCTCGGCGGAAATCCGTGCGGACGGTGGACGCCGCGCACCGGCCTCTTACCGCGCCGTGGTGGTGGGAACCGCGGACGAAGACCGCGATCATCGAGTCTGCAAAGGTCGTCGGGCTCGCGCTGCTTCCGCGCGGGAAGTTCCATCCGTTCGAGCTCGATACGTTCGGCCTCGGTGCCGCGCTGGAAGCTGCGGCGGCGAACGGCGCGCGGCACATCCTCGTGGGCATCGGCGGGAGTGCAACGAACGACGCGGGTTTCGGAGTCGCGCGTGCGCTGGGCTGGAAGTTTTTCGACCGAGCAGGAGCAGCCATCGAGTCGTGGACAGATCTGCCCCCGCTCAGTCGTGCAGTCGCACCGCGGCGCAAGTTGATCCGGGACCTGAGAGTGGCCGTGGATGTGCAGAACCCGCTGCTCGGTGTGCGCGGTTGCTCGCGAATCTACGGCCCGCAGAAAGGACTGCGTAAGCGGGACTTCGCGCGATCTGAGATGTGTCTTCGCCGGCTTGCAGATATTCTCGCGCGGGACCTCGGTCGCGATGACCGCCGGGAGCCCGGCGCGGGGGCCGCGGGCGGATTGGGCTTTGGGTTGCGTGCGTTTCTCAGCGCGCGGCTTTTGCCGGGATTCGACCTCTTCGCGACGCACGCCGCGCTCGATCGCCGCTTGCGAATGTGCGACGTGGTCATCACTGGCGAGGGCGCGTTGGATCGTTCCACGTTGATGGGCAAGGGCGTCGGCGAAATCGCGCGACGCGCCCGAGCGCGCGGTCTCCCGTGCATCGGTCTCGGCGGTGTGGTCAACGACCGCGCGAGCCTGACCAGACTCTTCACGGAGACCCACGCGCTCGCGCCGGACCTGACGGACGGCGAGTCAGCGATGAGGCAGGCCGCGCCGTGGCTGGAGTTGCTCTCAAACCGCGCGGCCCGTAGCCTTGCCTTGCTGTGA
- a CDS encoding ribonuclease HIII gives MTPLTSHTCRLTDPQAATLKSWLEARGLKFRDVPYARFAADGDQWNVVFYNSGKLVVQGRGTRDFVEFVLEPEILKEARLGYEAVLNPEMLLPRLGVDESGKGDFFGPLCIAGAYVNEAVVRAWQDAGVRDSKHISSDRKIAELAKLIRETPGCVSDVVTIGNEAYNRLHLKMRTVNAVLAWGHARVIENLMGRREAMNPRPVRAISDQFASSKDTVAKALMPLGREVELVQRHKAEADLAVAAASILARHEFVTRLVALEKQFDVKLPKGASAAVDAAAREFLTRHGAAGLPKVAKMHFRTALRAQGLPEPPRVEWKRGAKR, from the coding sequence GTGACGCCGCTGACCTCCCACACGTGCAGGCTCACCGACCCGCAGGCCGCCACGCTCAAGTCGTGGCTCGAAGCGCGGGGATTGAAGTTCCGTGACGTGCCTTACGCGCGCTTCGCCGCGGACGGCGACCAGTGGAACGTCGTCTTCTACAACAGCGGCAAGCTCGTCGTGCAGGGCAGGGGCACGCGCGACTTTGTCGAGTTTGTCCTCGAGCCTGAAATCCTGAAGGAAGCGCGCCTCGGCTACGAGGCGGTGCTGAATCCCGAGATGCTCCTGCCCCGGCTCGGCGTGGACGAAAGCGGCAAGGGCGATTTCTTCGGGCCGCTGTGCATCGCGGGCGCCTACGTGAACGAGGCGGTCGTGCGCGCGTGGCAGGACGCCGGCGTGCGCGACTCGAAGCACATTTCGAGCGACCGGAAGATTGCCGAGCTTGCGAAGCTCATCCGCGAAACGCCCGGATGCGTGTCCGACGTCGTGACGATCGGAAACGAGGCTTACAACCGGCTTCACTTGAAGATGCGCACCGTGAACGCCGTGCTCGCATGGGGCCACGCGCGCGTCATCGAGAATCTCATGGGTCGCCGCGAGGCGATGAACCCGCGGCCCGTGCGCGCCATCAGTGATCAGTTTGCTTCGAGCAAGGACACGGTCGCCAAGGCGCTCATGCCGCTCGGGCGCGAGGTCGAGCTCGTCCAACGCCACAAGGCCGAGGCGGACCTCGCCGTGGCCGCGGCGTCGATTCTCGCGCGGCACGAATTCGTCACGCGGCTCGTGGCCCTGGAAAAACAGTTTGACGTGAAGTTGCCGAAAGGTGCGTCCGCCGCCGTGGATGCCGCCGCGAGGGAATTCCTCACGAGGCACGGCGCCGCCGGTTTGCCGAAGGTGGCGAAAATGCACTTCCGCACCGCGCTCCGGGCTCAAGGCCTGCCCGAGCCGCCGCGAGTGGAATGGAAGCGCGGCGCAAAACGTTGA
- a CDS encoding ABC transporter: protein MRASPHASLLIAAFLLLCAATAHASRIGDLADSPIWAQALRFFTFQDPSVRYALIGSMLLGVSCGLLGGFIVVRKMALMGDALSHAVLPGVALGFLWNMSKDPVAIFVGATLAGLLGTVLVGVIQQTTRLKEDTALGMVLASFFAVGICAVTMIQRLPTGNKSGIDKFLFGQAAAIGANDVTLMAVVTALAIGTVWVLYKEFLVTSFDPAFARVCGFPVKWLHHALMLLLAFAVVIALQAVGVVLVSAMLITPAAAAYLLTDRLHRMLLLAAAFGLGAGATGCFFSFLGNNLPTGPCMVLGATAVFALAFLFGPRHGVFAKWWRRRSQSGRVGRENTLKALYHVLESRDFKGEGVSLRELAERRHMTVEASSREVQALRRNQLATLTEDGNMVHLTPEGWTRACVIVRNHRLWELYLTNEAHIASDHVHEDAEKIEHVLGEETVLQLERRLESPTKDPHGRPIPSLADLRRGAAVDRRDELVGYGRRI from the coding sequence ATGAGGGCTTCGCCCCATGCGTCGCTGCTCATCGCAGCCTTCCTGCTGCTGTGCGCGGCGACAGCCCACGCTTCCCGCATCGGCGACCTCGCCGATTCGCCCATCTGGGCGCAGGCGCTGCGGTTCTTCACGTTCCAGGATCCGTCAGTTCGATACGCCCTGATTGGCTCGATGCTGCTCGGCGTGTCGTGCGGTTTGCTGGGCGGCTTCATCGTCGTGCGCAAGATGGCGCTCATGGGCGACGCGCTCTCGCACGCCGTGCTGCCGGGCGTCGCGCTCGGGTTTCTCTGGAACATGAGCAAGGACCCCGTCGCCATCTTTGTCGGAGCGACGCTCGCGGGACTGCTCGGCACCGTGCTTGTCGGCGTCATCCAGCAGACCACGCGGCTCAAGGAAGACACCGCGCTCGGCATGGTGCTCGCCTCGTTCTTCGCGGTCGGCATTTGCGCCGTGACGATGATCCAGCGCCTGCCCACCGGGAACAAGAGCGGCATCGACAAGTTCCTCTTCGGCCAGGCCGCGGCCATCGGCGCGAACGACGTCACCCTCATGGCCGTCGTCACCGCGCTGGCCATCGGCACGGTTTGGGTTCTCTACAAGGAGTTCCTCGTCACCAGCTTTGACCCGGCGTTCGCGCGCGTGTGCGGCTTCCCGGTGAAGTGGCTGCACCACGCGCTCATGCTGCTGCTGGCGTTCGCGGTCGTCATCGCGCTGCAGGCGGTGGGCGTCGTGCTCGTCTCCGCGATGCTCATCACTCCCGCAGCCGCGGCGTATCTGCTCACCGACCGGCTGCACCGGATGCTGCTGCTCGCTGCGGCGTTCGGGCTCGGCGCGGGCGCGACGGGCTGCTTCTTCTCGTTCCTCGGCAACAACCTGCCGACCGGCCCGTGCATGGTGCTCGGCGCGACGGCCGTGTTCGCGCTTGCGTTTCTTTTCGGCCCGCGCCATGGCGTGTTCGCGAAGTGGTGGCGCCGACGGTCGCAATCCGGCCGCGTCGGACGCGAAAACACGTTGAAGGCCCTCTATCACGTGCTCGAATCGCGCGACTTCAAGGGCGAGGGGGTTTCGCTGCGCGAACTCGCCGAGCGGCGCCACATGACCGTCGAGGCTTCCTCGCGTGAAGTGCAGGCGCTCCGTCGCAACCAACTCGCCACGCTCACCGAGGACGGCAACATGGTTCACCTCACGCCGGAGGGCTGGACGCGCGCGTGCGTCATCGTGCGCAACCACCGGCTCTGGGAACTCTACCTCACGAACGAGGCGCATATCGCGTCCGACCACGTCCACGAGGACGCCGAGAAAATCGAGCACGTGCTCGGCGAGGAAACAGTGCTCCAACTCGAACGCCGCCTCGAATCACCCACCAAAGACCCGCACGGCCGGCCGATCCCGAGCCTCGCCGACCTTCGCCGCGGCGCCGCTGTCGATCGCCGCGACGAACTCGTCGGATACGGCAGGAGGATCTGA
- a CDS encoding metal ABC transporter permease, with amino-acid sequence MGFLVAAACGLVGNYLILRRMALVGDAISHSVLPGMAIAFLLTGSRGSVAMFLGALAAGVVTTVIIETIHKRTRVKQDSAIGIAFTSLFALGVVLINIFAAKVDLDQECVLYGEIAFIPLEPIVSVAGFPLGPPTVLRMAVVAAVTVSLVLVFYKELLVSSFDSGLAVSLGINATLVHYALMSWLSVVVVSAFESVGAILVIAMLILPGATASLLACRLPLVHGLAVIHAALSSVLGMHLATWLNCSVAGAMVVAATGLFTLAWVFGPERGLSRRWLRTTANEPESGAPPAAASR; translated from the coding sequence ATGGGCTTCCTCGTCGCTGCGGCGTGCGGGTTGGTCGGCAATTACCTCATCCTCCGGCGCATGGCGCTTGTGGGCGATGCCATCAGCCACAGCGTGCTGCCCGGCATGGCGATCGCATTTCTGCTCACAGGCAGCCGCGGCTCGGTCGCGATGTTCCTCGGCGCGCTCGCGGCGGGCGTCGTCACCACCGTGATCATCGAGACCATCCACAAGCGCACGCGCGTGAAGCAGGACTCCGCCATCGGCATCGCATTCACGAGCTTGTTCGCGCTCGGCGTGGTGCTCATCAACATCTTTGCGGCGAAGGTGGATCTCGACCAGGAATGCGTCCTCTACGGCGAGATCGCGTTCATCCCGCTCGAACCGATCGTGTCCGTCGCCGGCTTCCCGCTCGGCCCGCCGACGGTGCTGCGCATGGCAGTTGTCGCGGCGGTCACCGTTTCGCTCGTGCTGGTTTTCTACAAGGAACTGCTCGTGAGTTCATTCGACTCCGGGCTCGCCGTCTCGCTCGGGATCAACGCCACGCTTGTGCACTACGCGCTCATGAGCTGGCTGTCGGTGGTCGTGGTGAGCGCGTTCGAGTCCGTCGGCGCCATCCTTGTCATCGCGATGCTGATCCTGCCGGGCGCGACCGCGTCGCTGCTCGCTTGCCGGCTACCGCTCGTGCACGGACTCGCCGTGATTCACGCGGCGCTGAGTTCGGTGCTTGGGATGCATCTTGCCACGTGGCTCAACTGCTCCGTCGCGGGCGCAATGGTCGTGGCTGCGACGGGCCTGTTCACGCTGGCGTGGGTGTTCGGACCGGAGCGAGGCTTGTCGCGTCGCTGGCTCAGGACAACCGCGAACGAACCGGAATCCGGCGCCCCACCTGCGGCCGCTTCGCGATGA
- the lhgO gene encoding L-2-hydroxyglutarate oxidase: MASPHYIIVGGGIVGLATALKLGRRLPNARITVLEKEDAVGRHQSGNNSGVLHCGLYYKPGSLKARLAVGGIREMTAFCRDHRIPHEVCGKLVVAVDDSEVGRLRALHGRGEQNGLEGLKWLTRDEALAIEPHVAGVAWLRVPQEGIVDYPQVCAAMLREISKQGGRVMTGARVTAFETRATGWIVKTAAGDHEADFIVTCAGLHSDRVSELAGEKRDVRIVPFRGEYYKLRPGRQSLVRHLIYPVPDPVFPFLGVHFTRLIEGGIEAGPNAVLAFAREGYRKSDVNMRDLCDALGFAGLWRFLGRHKRMCWEEVKRSLSKRLFCGSLRRLVPELREDDLVPGGAGVRAQAMSPAGELVQDFCLVARPRALHVLNAPSPGATASLAIGGEIARQVAGAAA; encoded by the coding sequence TTGGCTTCGCCCCACTACATCATCGTTGGAGGCGGGATTGTCGGGCTGGCCACCGCGCTCAAGCTCGGCCGGCGATTGCCCAACGCCCGCATCACCGTGCTCGAAAAGGAGGATGCCGTCGGGCGCCACCAATCCGGCAACAACAGCGGCGTGTTGCACTGCGGCCTCTACTACAAACCCGGCTCCCTGAAAGCGCGCCTCGCCGTCGGGGGCATCCGCGAGATGACGGCGTTTTGCCGCGACCACCGGATTCCGCACGAAGTGTGCGGCAAGCTCGTGGTCGCTGTGGATGATTCGGAGGTTGGGCGCCTGCGCGCACTGCACGGGCGTGGCGAACAAAATGGCCTGGAAGGCTTGAAGTGGCTCACGCGTGACGAAGCGCTGGCGATCGAGCCGCACGTCGCCGGCGTCGCGTGGCTGCGGGTTCCGCAGGAGGGCATTGTTGATTATCCGCAGGTGTGCGCGGCGATGCTGCGGGAGATATCAAAGCAAGGCGGACGCGTGATGACCGGGGCGAGGGTGACAGCGTTCGAAACGCGGGCGACCGGCTGGATCGTGAAAACCGCGGCGGGCGACCACGAGGCGGACTTCATCGTCACGTGCGCCGGATTGCACAGCGACCGCGTGAGCGAACTGGCCGGCGAGAAGCGCGACGTGCGCATCGTCCCGTTCCGCGGCGAATACTACAAGCTTCGGCCCGGGAGGCAGTCGCTCGTGCGGCATTTGATCTACCCCGTGCCCGACCCGGTGTTTCCGTTTCTCGGCGTGCACTTCACGCGGCTCATCGAGGGCGGCATCGAGGCGGGGCCGAACGCCGTGCTCGCCTTCGCGCGCGAGGGCTATCGCAAGTCCGACGTGAACATGCGCGACCTCTGTGATGCGCTCGGCTTCGCCGGCCTGTGGCGATTCCTCGGCCGGCACAAACGGATGTGCTGGGAGGAAGTGAAACGTTCGCTGAGCAAGCGGCTCTTCTGCGGCTCCCTGCGCCGGCTCGTGCCGGAACTGCGCGAGGATGATCTCGTGCCCGGCGGCGCGGGAGTTCGCGCGCAGGCCATGTCACCGGCGGGCGAGCTCGTGCAGGACTTCTGCCTCGTGGCTCGGCCGCGTGCGCTGCACGTGCTCAACGCGCCGAGCCCCGGCGCGACGGCGTCGCTCGCCATCGGCGGCGAGATCGCCCGGCAGGTTGCCGGCGCTGCGGCGTAA